The segment GCACCGGCCTGGAGATCATCCGCACCCTGCAACAGAAGATCGTGTCCCTGCAGCAGGAGGACAAGCGCGAGCTCGGCGACTACGAGGCCCGCATCAAGGTGTTCCACGAATGCTCGATCACCGAGCTGATCCTGGACAACGGGGCCGTCGCGGGCGCATTCGGCTACTGGCGCGAGACCGGGGAGTTCATCCTGTTCGAGGCGCCGGCCGTGGTGCTCGCCACCGGTGGCATCGGCAAATCGTTCAAGGTGTCGTCGAACTCGTGGGAGTACACCGGTGACGGCCACGCCCTGGCGCTGCGCGCAGGGTCGGGCCTGATCAACATGGAGTTCATCCAGTTCCATCCCACCGGGATGGTCTGGCCGCTGTCGGTGAAGGGCATCCTGGTCACCGAGGGCGTGCGCGGCGATGGCGGAGTGCTGAAGAACTCCGAGGGCAAGCGGTTCATGTTCGACTACATCCCCGACGTGTTCAAGGGCCAGTACGCCGAGTCCGAGGAAGAGGCCGATCAGTGGCTCAAGGACAACGACTCCGCGCGCCGCACCCCTGACCTGCTGCCCCGCGACGAGGTGGCCCGTGCCATCAACGAAGAGGTCAAGGCCGGCCGCGGATCCCCGCACGGCGGCGTCTACCTCGACATCGCCTCCCGGATGCCGGCCGAGGAGATCAAGCGGCGGTTGCCCTCGATGTATCACCAGTTCATCGAGCTGGCCGAGGTCGATATCACCAAGGACGAGATGGAGGTCGGTCCGACCTGCCACTACGTGATGGGCGGTATCGAGGTCGACCCCGACAGCGGCGGGGCGGCCACCCCGGGCCTGTTCGCCGCCGGGGAATGCTCGGGCGGCATGCACGGCTCCAACCGGCTCGGCGGCAACTCGCTGTCCGACCTGCTGGTGTTCGGCCGCCGCGCCGGGCTCGGCGCCGCCGACTATGTGCGGGGGCTCGCGGAACGCCCCGCGGTCACCCAGGACGCGCTCACGGCGGCCACCCAGCTGGCGCTGGATCC is part of the Mycobacterium adipatum genome and harbors:
- a CDS encoding fumarate reductase/succinate dehydrogenase flavoprotein subunit, translating into MGDLERHTYDVVVIGAGGAGLRAVIEARERGLRVAVVTKSLFGKAHTVMAEGGCAAAMRNVNTKDSWQVHFGDTMRGGKFLNNWRMAELHAQEAPDRVWELETYGALFDRTKDGRISQRNFGGHTYPRLAHVGDRTGLEIIRTLQQKIVSLQQEDKRELGDYEARIKVFHECSITELILDNGAVAGAFGYWRETGEFILFEAPAVVLATGGIGKSFKVSSNSWEYTGDGHALALRAGSGLINMEFIQFHPTGMVWPLSVKGILVTEGVRGDGGVLKNSEGKRFMFDYIPDVFKGQYAESEEEADQWLKDNDSARRTPDLLPRDEVARAINEEVKAGRGSPHGGVYLDIASRMPAEEIKRRLPSMYHQFIELAEVDITKDEMEVGPTCHYVMGGIEVDPDSGGAATPGLFAAGECSGGMHGSNRLGGNSLSDLLVFGRRAGLGAADYVRGLAERPAVTQDALTAATQLALDPFTPKANAENPYTLHAELQQSMNDLAGIIRKEGELQEALVKIDELKARYANVVVEGGRVFNPGWHLAIDMRNMLLVSECVAKAALARTESRGGHTRDDFPQMDSHWRNKLLVCRAVPGDTQVVPDITVEAEQQPVMRPDLLATFELSELEKYYTDDQLAEHPERKG